The DNA region CCGCCTGCTGAAAAGCGGCGCGCAGGTCGGCGGGCAGTTCGCCCCGGCGCTCGCGGTGATAGCGCTCGTAGAGGTCCAGCAGGCTCAGGCCCTCGCGCCTGAGGTCCGGGGTGGCAAGGTCCTCCTGCTGGGCGTCCAGGTCCACGGCCAGCGTGCCCGGGGCCAGGCGCAGCACGCGGTCTTTCAGGCCCGGCAGGGCGGTGCCAGCCGGTGCGCGCACCACCACCTTCATCAGGCCTGTGAAGCCCTGTTCGCGCGCCAGCCGGGCCTCCACCTGGTCAAGGTCCACCCGGACCGTGCGGAGTTCGCGGCCACTGGCCAGCGCAATGGGGTGCAGCCGCGCCGGGCGACCGGGCTCCACCTCCACCAGATTCACGCTCTTTTTCTCGCCGCTCTCTCCAAAATCCAGCTGAATCACGCTGCCGGAGTACGCGGCCACAGGCGACTCGCCCACCTGCTGCGGCTTGTGAACATGCCCCAGCGCCACGTACTGCGCGCCGGGCGGCAGTTGCAGCCCCGAGAGGGTGTAGGCGTTGGTCAGGTCAAACTGCAGCGTGCGCTCCGAGCCGCTGGGCACCGCGCCGTCCATGGTGGCGTGGGCCATCAGCATGTTCACGGCCCCGGGCCGGAAGCCCTCGCCCAGGCGCCGCAGGAAAAAGCCCATGCCCTCGCGGTATTTCTGGCGCCAGGTGCCGGTGTCGCCGCCCATCAGGTCGGCCGCCTTCACCAGCCGCCGCTCCGAGAGGTGGGGCAGGGCGCCCACCACCAGCGTCTCACCCGCCTTGGTCTGCACCGTGCGCACCATCTCGGCGGCGTTGGCACTGGGCTGCGCGACCACCTGCACCCCCACCCAGCCCAGCAGCCCGGTCACCGACTGCAACCTTGCGGCGCTGTCGTGGTTGCCGGCAATCACCACACTGGGAATGCCTGCGTCGCGCAGGCGCAGGAAAAAGTCGAACACGGCGTGCTCGGCGTCGGCCGACGGGTTGGCGGTATCGAACAGGTCCCCGGCCACCAGCACGGCGTCAGCGCGTTCGGTGCGGGCCAGAGCGGCGATTTCGGTGAGGGCCTCATGCACTTCCGGCGTGCGGTCAAAGCCGCGCAGCGAACGGCCCGCATGGAAATCAGCGGTATGGAGTACGCGCATCACAGAAAAAATAGCATGGGGGGCATCGGGGGCAGAATGGAGGGTCAAGGCGGGCCAGGCCCGCGCCGCTCCTGCCGGCCTGTGGCGCTGCGGGGTGCGGCGCGGACCCCGGAGGCCCCTTCCCCCTTCTGGCTTCCGGCACCTTGTCCCGTGGCCCTGCCCGGTAAACTGCAAAGCATGGACATGAAGAAGCTGATGAAACAGATGCAGCAGGCCCAGGCCGCTGCGGCCAAGATTCAGGAAGACCTCGCCGCCAAGTCTGTAGAAGGCACCGCCAGCGGGCTGGTCACGGTGACCATGAACGGCCACGGCAAGGTGACGGCCCTGAAGATCAAGCCGGAAGCCGTGGACCCGGGCGATGTGGAAGCCCTGGAAGACCTGCTGCTGGTGGCCCTGCAGGACGCCAGCGCCAAGGCCGACGCCCTGCAACAGGACGCCACGCGCGGCCTGGGCATCCCCGGCTTCTGATGGGCGCGTCCCCCGCGTTCACCCCGCAGCGGGTGAAGCCACGGGCCATGGGCTGTGGACTGTGGGCCGTGGGCCATGAGCGACCGGCCAGCGGCCACCGGCCTGTGGCGGCACAGCCATGAAGTACCCCCCCTCGCTGGTGGCCCTGATTCGCGAACTCTCGCGCCTGCCGGGCATTGGGCCCAAGAGCGCGCAGCGACTGGCCTTTTACCTGTTCGAGCAGCCGCGCGAGGACATCGAGCGCCTCTCCCGGGCGCTGCTGGACGCCAAGCGCGACCTGCACACCTGCCCGGTGTGCTTTAACATCACCGACGCCGAGCGCTGCGACGTGTGCAGTGACCCCGCGCGCGACCAGAGCGTGATCTGCGTGGTGGAAGAACCCGGCGACGTGATTGCCATTGAGCGCAGCGGCGAGTACCGGGGCCTGTACCACGTGCTGCACGGCGTGCTGAGCCCCATGAACGGCGTGGGCCCCGACCGCCTGCACATCAAGCCGCTGCTGCCCCGGGTGCAAGAAGGCCATGAAGTTATCCTGGCCACCGGCACCACCGTGGAGGGCGACGCCACCGCCCTGTACCTGCAGCGGCTGCTTGAACCCCTGGGCGCCGTGGTCAGCCGCATCGCCTACGGCCTGCCGGTGGGCGGCGCCCTGGAATACGCCGACGAGGTGACCCTGGGCCGGGCTCTGGCCGGGCGCACCCGCGTGACCAAACTGGGCTGAGCTTCGCCCCGGCAGAGCAGGCCGCACCCCGCTGTGGGGCGCGGCCTGTTCGCTTTGCGGGGCCCTCTACCGGCCGTAACTGGTCTGCAGCCGCCGCCAGCCCGCCCACCAGCCGATGCGCCGGGGCGGCAGGGCGTGCAGGGGGACGGCGCTCAGGCCACGCTCGCGCAGGCCAGCAAGCAAGCCGTCCAGAAGCGCTGGCGTGACGGCCGGGCCGTCGTGCAGCAGCAGCACACTGCCGGGCCGCACCCGCGCCAGGGTCTGCTGGGCCAGGGTTCCGGGGTCGGCCGCCGTCCAGTCGCGGCCCTCCACGTCCCACAGGGCCACCTGCCGCCCGGCAGCGCGGGCCAGCAGCCGCGTCCAGGGACTGTGGCCGCCGTAGGGCGGACGGTACAGCAGGGGCCCTGACTGCCCGGGACGGGGGTGCCAGCGCACCTGGGCCCATTCCTGCCAGGGGAGCAGCAGCAGGGCGTGGCGGTGCCAGCGGCCGTGGGCCTCCAGACGGTGCCCAGCGGCCTCAATGGCGGCCAGCTCAGCGGGAAAGGCCGCGCAGGCCGGCGCAGTCACAAAGAAGGTGGCACAGGCCCCGTGGCGCGCCAGCACCGCCAGTAGGGCAGGGGTCTGGAGGCTGGGGCCATCGTCGAAGGTCAGGGCCACACGGGGGTGCTGGCCATCGCCGGGCCCCAGGGCCCCCCAGCCCGCCGCGCGGCCCCACAGTTCGCCCAGCAGGGGCAGCAACAGCGGCAGCAGCAGCGCGCCGCGCCTAGCCACGCGCCTCCTGAAACACCCGCCGGAACACCACGTACCCCGCCGAGGTCAGCCCGGCCAGCACCGCGCCCAGCACAAAGGGACCCGGTACCCCCGCCTGGGCCAGCGCCAGCCCCCCCAGCAGCGGCCCCAGGGCGGTGCCGGCGTTTTCCACGGTCATCAGCACGCCCCAGGCGGCGGGGCGCTGGGCCACCGGCAGCACGCGCGCCACCAGCGCCGCCCAGGCCGGCGACAGAAAGGCGTAGCCCAGCCCGGCCACCGCCGAGAGCACGAACAGCAGCCAGGGGGCAGGCAAGAAGGCAAACCCGGCAAAGGCCAGGCTAACCAGTCCGTACCCGATCATGACCCCGGCGCGGGCGCGGCCCTGGTCCCGGTCGGCAAAGCGGCCGGTGAGCGGCATGATGCCGTAGGCCACCGCCCCGCCCAGGCCCAGCATCGCCACGAGGCTCCAGTAGGAGAGGTTCAGGCCCTCCTCGGCAATGCGGAACAGCCACGGCCCCAGCAGCGTCATGCTGAGGGTTTGCATGAAGGCGGCGGGCAGCAGCGGCACCAGGGCCCCCACCACCGAGCGCGCCGGCCGGGCCTCGGAGGGATCGGGGCCAGGGGGCAGCACCCGGCGCAGCGGCAACAGCAGCGTCAGCCCGGCCGAGAGCAGCAGCAGCCCCAGACCCAGCCCGAGGGCGAACAGGTCCCCGCGCCCGGCCAGGGCGCCAAACACCAGGAAGCCCACCCCCGACAGGGGCAGAATCCCGTTGGCCACCATCGCCAGCGCCCGGCCCTGGTACCCTTCCCGGGCAGCGTCGGCGGTCAGGTTCATGGCCACCGGCCACATCACCGAAAAGCCGGCGCCGTGCAGGGCCGAGGCCAGCAGGAGCAGCCCCACGCTGGGCGGGGCCAGCAGCATCAGCGCCAGGGCCAGGGCGCTCAGGGCGGCGCCGCCCAGCGCCACGGGCCGCAGGCCATAGCGGCCCAGCAGCGCGCCCGCCGGACTGCGCATGACGGTGTCGGTGAGAAAGTGGGCAGTCCAGGCGCCGGCGGCGGCCGTCACGGGCAGACCAAACTGGCTGTCAATCACCTGGGTCAGGTAGGCGCCGTACAGGCCGCTGCGCACGAATTCGGCGCAGGCCAGGGCCGCCGCCGCTGCGCCCACCGGGGCCAGGCCCTCGGCGCGCAGCGGCAGGCGGTTGCGGCGGGAGCGCGCCGGGGTCACTGCCGCGCTCCTGGCAGGCGGTCTGCTAGGTTGTGGCCGTGCCCGCGTTTACCGTCGTGATTCCGGCCCGCAACGAGGCGAACTACCTGCCCCAGACCCTGCGGGCCCTGGAACGCCAGACCCGCGCGCCGGACGCCGTGCTGGTGGTGGACAACGGCAGCACCGACGACACCGTGGCCCTGGCCCGCGCCTGGGGCGCGCAGGTGCTGCGCTGCACCGAAAAGGGCGTGGCCCGCGCCCGGCAACTTGGCCTGGAAGCGGCGCAGACGCCCTGGGTGGCCACCACCGACGCCGATTCGCTGCCCGCCCCCGAGTGGCTTGAGCGCCTGGGGGCGGCCACGCCCGGGCGCGCGGCCCTGTACGGCCCCATGCGCTTCTCGGGGGTGGCGCCGCACTGGTCGGCGCTTTCGCAGGCGGCCTACAGCGGCTTTCTCCACGGCGCCCGGCTGCTGAACCGCCCCAATCTGGCCGGCGCCAACATGGCCTACTCGCGCGAGGCGGCCCTGCTGGCCGGCGGCTACCCGGACGTCGAAGCCTATGAAGACGTGATTCTGGGGCAGGCGCTGGCGCGGCTGGGCGAGGTGGCCTACGTGCGCGGCGCGCTGGTGGAAACCAGTCCGCGCCGCCTGGACCGGGGGGTGGCGCCGTTTTTGTGGCAGCACCTGCGCAACATCAGCGGTCATACACGAGGCTATTTCGGGGATGACCGCTAGCCCCTTCGGGAAAAGGGATTTCCAGCGGGCGGCCCAGCACCTGCCGGTAGACATCCAGCACCTGATTCGCCACGCCGGCCGGCGTGGTGGAAGCCCCGAAGGCGCGTGCGCCCGCCGACAGCCGCGCCCACAACGCCGGATCATCCAGAATCTGGCGGGCGTGGCGAATCAGGGCGTTCACGTCGGCCGGGCGAACCAGGTAGCCGCTGCGTTCATGCGCCACGCCGCTGAGGGTGCCGCGCGCGCCCACCGCCACCACCGGCACGCCCATCAGCTGCGCTTCCTGCAGCACCAGCCCCTGCGTTTCGGTGTCGCTGGCAAACAGAAACAGTTCGGCCAGGCGGTAATACGCCCCGATCTCGGTCCAGGGCCGCACGCCCAGGAAGGTCACGCGCTCGGCAATGCCCAGCCGCTGGGCGTGCGCTTCCAGGTGGGCGCGCTCGGGGCCCTCACCCAGCATCACGAGGTGGGTGTCGGGCAGGGCGGCGACCGTGTCCAGCACATGGTCAAAGCGTTTTTCCCGGGCCAGCCGCCCCACGCTGAGCAGGCGCCGCTTGCCCTCGGGCCAGGGGCTCTGGATGGGGGGCGCGGCGCGCAGCACGCGCGGATCAATAGAGGTGGGAATCACCACCGGGCGGCGCACCCGCATGGCGCGCAGCACGTCCAGCATGCCCGCCGTGGGGGTAATCACGGCGTCGGCGCGGCCATACAGCCGGCTCATGGCCTTGGTCACCACGCCGGTGTGGCGCTGCAGGGCGGTGGCGCCGGGCACGTAATGGGTGTAGGCCTCAATGTGGGTGTGGTAGGTCGCCACATGCGGCACGTTCCACTTCCGGGCCAGCCGCGCGCCCGCCAGCCCCAGGGTCAGGGGGGTGTGGGTGTGCACCACGTCGTACTTCTGGGTGAAGTCCTTGCGGGTGGGCCACGCGAGGCGGTAGGTGGGCAGGAACATGTAGCGCACCGAATCCACGCGCACCACGTCGGGGCGGATGTCCACATGCTCGGGGAAATCTGGGGCCACCACGTCCACATGGTGCCCCTGGGCGCGCAACTCGTCGCTCAGGAGCCCCACGCTGGTCACGATGCCGTTCTGATCCGGCAGGAACGTGTCGGTAAACAGCCCGATTCGCAGCGGCTTCATGCGCGCTCCAGGGCACGGTGACCGTGAAAGTTTAAGGATTCCTGAAGCATCACTAGACAGGAGCATACGACGCCAGAGATGAGAGTGGGGCCAGAAATGGGTGCCCCTCTGGCCCCGCCCAGGGGTGCCGTACAGTGACCTCCATGACGCCCCTTCCTTCTCCCTGGTTGCGCGTAGCGCTGCACTCGGGCCTGGGCGGCGCCCTGCACGGCGGGCACCCGGGCGATCCCCGGGTGGGGCTGGCGGTGCCCATCTTGGACCTGAACGAGCTGCGCGCCGCGCGGCAGGCCCTGGCGGCGGCGGGGGTCCGCGCCACCCTACTGCTGCCCCCGGCCCTGGCCGGGCACGCGCCGGACGAGCTGCGCGCCGCCGGGGCCGAGGGGCACGAGCTGGGCGGCCTGGGCAACCCGGCTGGTGTGAGCGCACTGGACGTGGCGGCGCAGCCCGTGACCACCTGGGCCACGCCCGCTGGCCTGCGCGCCCTGCGGGACCTGGGCACGCGGGGCCTGCGTGCCCTGCCCAGCAGCCCGGCCCAGCCAGCGCCCGGCGCCCTGCTGAGCGTGCCCCCGGCGCAGCTGGCTGCCACCCTGGCCACCCTGAAGGCGGGGGGCTACCAGCCGGTGCCGGTGCGGGCCGTGCCGGAGTTGCGCCCTGGCCAGCCGGGCGACCTGTGGCCGCGCGTGTATGCCCGGCTGGTGGAGGACCGTTTCGCCCGCCAGCACCGTGTGATTGACCTGACCGCCCGCGCCGACGGGGTCATGCGGGTGGCGCCCCTGAACCACGCGCCCGCGCCGTTGCCGCTGCCCCGCACGGCGCCCACGGCCGAGCTGCATGTGCATTCGCCCCGGCTGGTGGGCCTGAGCGCCCGCAGCGCCCTGGTGGCCTACCGCGCCTACCGCCGCAGCCTGAAGGACGTGGCCCAGGCCCTGCAGGCGCGCCCCGAACTGCACGCGGCCCAGGCGGTGTTTGCCGTAACCCTGTTTCATACCCCGCTGGCCCAGGCGGGCTTTGAAATCCTGGACCTGCCCCCGGCGCGCGCCCGCTGGTATGGCCTGGGCTTTCGCCTGCTGCGCGTGGCCTACGGCACCCACCGCACCCCCAGCGAGGGCGTGCCGAAAATGGCGTGGCTGGGCCGGGAAGCGTTCCTGCAGCTGCATGGGTGAAGGGGCCATGGGCCATGAGCGCTGGGCCATGAGGAAGACCGGTGGGCTGGGCGGATCCTGCGCCGTGCGCTGAAGGCGAGGGGGCGGGGTTCTCCCCTGCTCCGCCCCCTCCCCCGAATTTTCCCCGCCCCTCCGGTCCCAGCGCTGTTGCCCCGTGGCCCATGGCTCAAAGCCCACGGCCCAGAGCCCATGGCCCCCACCCTTCCCTACCCCGGCAGCGTAAACACCAGCGTGGTGCCAGCACCGGGGCTGCTGTGCACTTCCAGGGTGCCGCCGGTGAGGGTCACGCGTTCGCGCAGGCCGATCAGGCCCAGGTGGCCGGCCTCGGCGCGGTCGCGGGCCTGTTCGGGGGTGAAGCCCTGGCCGTCGTCGGTGATGGCCAGGCGCACGTGGGCCCCGTCAAAGGCCACGCGGATGGCGGCGGTGGAGGCGCGGGCGTGCTTGTCCACGTTATTCAGGGCCTCCTGCGCCAGCCGGAACAGCGTGAGTTCAGTGGCCGCGTGCAGGCGGCGGTCCTGGCCGCTGACCTCCAGGCGGGTGGGCGTGGCCGACGACGACGCCAGCCACTCCAGCGCGGGCAGCAGGCCCAGATCGTCCAGCACGCTGGGGCGCAGGTTGCGGGCAAAGCGGCGCACACCGTCAATGGCCGCGTTCAGGTCCTGCTGAATGTCGTCGGCGCGCGCCCGCTGCTCGCCGCTCAGGTCGCGCGCCAGCCGGGCCACGCGGCGGGTGGTGGCGGTCAGCACCTGCGCGGTGTCGTCGTGCAGCTCGCGGCTGATGCGCCTGCGCTCTTCTTCCTGGGCCTGGGTGAACAGGGTCAGGAACGCGCGCATTTCGACGGTGCGGCTGGCGGCGGCTTCCAGGGCCTGCCCCCGGCGCGCGATCTCGTCGGCCAGGGTCTGCAGTTCCGAGAGGTCGCGGCTGACCGTCAGTACGCCCCGGCCCCCGTCCACCGGGCTCAGGCGCACCTCCAGCCGGTAGGGCCCCACCTGAATGTCGGCGCGGCTGCCGGACTGGGTGCGCGCCAGATGCCACGCGGCCCCCAGGGCGCCCCGGGTGTCGGGGGTGGGCAGCGAGAGCAGGTTGGCGCCGTCCAGGGAACCGGTCAGGGGTTCAAGCAGCGCGCGCGCCGCCGGGTTGGCGTAGGTGACCACGCCCCGGTCGTCGGTGGAGATAATCAGGTCGTGGGCGCCCTCGGCCAGCTGGCGGTAACGGGCTTCCTCGCGCGCCAGCGCCGAGAGCAGACGCTCGCGGGTGAGGGTCTGGGCAATCTGCTCGGCAATGGAGCGCGCCAGGTGCAGCAGGTGCTCGCCGGGCGGCGCCGTACCGGGATCGTCCAGGTACAGAAACCCCAGCAGGGGCGGCTCGGGACGCTCCGGGGGCACGCTGCGGTCCGGGCCATGCAGCGGCACGATCAGAGCGCTGCCCGCCACAGGCAGGGTGTGGCGGCGCGTCAGGGCGCGTGGACCCCGGCCCAGTTGCCCGGCCAGCGCCAGCAGGTCGGCGCGCGAGGGCACATGCAGGTTGTAGGTCGCGCAGCGGGAGAACTCGCCGCCGTCATCGGTCAGGGCGATCAGCCCGCGCGAGGCGTTCAGGGCGTGCGTGACCAGCCGGGCGGTGTCGCCCAGCGCCGCGTCGCTCTGGTTTTCCCCCAGCACCCGCGCCACGCTCAGCAGCGCGGCCGCCTCGTTCTCGCGGCGCAGTTCCTCTTCATACAGCCGGGCATTCTCAATGGCCAGGCCCGCCTGTGAGGCGAACACCGAGGCCAGTGCCAGATCGTCGCCGTCCAGGGGCAACGCCGCTTCCCAGTACAGTGTCAGGGCCCCGAACACCCCCGCGCGCGTGATCAGCGGCAGGCTCAGCACGCCCCGGTAGGGGTAGCGCCCCGCTGCCAGCAGCTGCCGGGTGTAGCGGCTGCTGCCCCCGTAATGCTCGGTGTTCAGGTCGCGCGCGGCCACCGGCGCGCATTCGGCAATGGCGCGCCCGGTCACGCCCACGCCCACCTTGGCACGCACCCGCAGCATGTATTCGCTGGGCAGCCCCAGCGCCGAGCGGATGTTCACAGTGCGGCCGTCCGGCTGGCGTTCGTACACGGCCGCCGCGTCCGCCCGGAACAGGGTCACGGCGCGTTCCAGCACCCGCTCCAGGGTATCGGACAGGTGCAGGCTGCCCGCCAGCGCCTCGCCCGCTTCACGCAGCGCCTCGGCGGCCTCACGTTTGCGGGTTTCGATGCCGTACAGCCGGGCATTGTCAATGGCCAGCGACGCCTGTTCGGCCAGTGCCAGCACCAGCCGGGCGTCGTCCTCGCTGGCGCTGGCGCCCAGGGCGTTCGTATCCACGTACAGCAGCCCCAGCGCCTGCCCCCGCGCCGACAGGGGCGCAATCACGGCGGCGCCAGGGTTCAGTTCCCGCAGGCCCCGGGCCAGCGGCGTGCCCGCGTCGCGGGTCCGCTCAAAGCGAATGGCCTCGCCCCGGCGCACCAGCGTTTCAAAGGTCACGGGCCCCACGCCAATGCCGCCGCTGAAGGGCTCTGTAAAGCCGTAGGTAAACACTTCGCCGGTGCGCGCGCCGCCCTCGCGCAGTTCGCTGAACAGCGCCACAAAGGCCCGGCGAAATCCCAGGGCCAGCGCCGCACTCTGGGCGGTCACGGTCAGCACCTCGGCCAGGTTCAGGCTGCCCCCCAGGCGGCGCACCAGCCCCTCCACCGTCTCGGCAATGCGCCC from Deinococcus arcticus includes:
- a CDS encoding metallophosphoesterase family protein, which encodes MRVLHTADFHAGRSLRGFDRTPEVHEALTEIAALARTERADAVLVAGDLFDTANPSADAEHAVFDFFLRLRDAGIPSVVIAGNHDSAARLQSVTGLLGWVGVQVVAQPSANAAEMVRTVQTKAGETLVVGALPHLSERRLVKAADLMGGDTGTWRQKYREGMGFFLRRLGEGFRPGAVNMLMAHATMDGAVPSGSERTLQFDLTNAYTLSGLQLPPGAQYVALGHVHKPQQVGESPVAAYSGSVIQLDFGESGEKKSVNLVEVEPGRPARLHPIALASGRELRTVRVDLDQVEARLAREQGFTGLMKVVVRAPAGTALPGLKDRVLRLAPGTLAVDLDAQQEDLATPDLRREGLSLLDLYERYHRERRGELPADLRAAFQQADEWARQEEG
- a CDS encoding YbaB/EbfC family nucleoid-associated protein, with product MDMKKLMKQMQQAQAAAAKIQEDLAAKSVEGTASGLVTVTMNGHGKVTALKIKPEAVDPGDVEALEDLLLVALQDASAKADALQQDATRGLGIPGF
- the recR gene encoding recombination mediator RecR; protein product: MKYPPSLVALIRELSRLPGIGPKSAQRLAFYLFEQPREDIERLSRALLDAKRDLHTCPVCFNITDAERCDVCSDPARDQSVICVVEEPGDVIAIERSGEYRGLYHVLHGVLSPMNGVGPDRLHIKPLLPRVQEGHEVILATGTTVEGDATALYLQRLLEPLGAVVSRIAYGLPVGGALEYADEVTLGRALAGRTRVTKLG
- a CDS encoding polysaccharide deacetylase family protein, producing MARRGALLLPLLLPLLGELWGRAAGWGALGPGDGQHPRVALTFDDGPSLQTPALLAVLARHGACATFFVTAPACAAFPAELAAIEAAGHRLEAHGRWHRHALLLLPWQEWAQVRWHPRPGQSGPLLYRPPYGGHSPWTRLLARAAGRQVALWDVEGRDWTAADPGTLAQQTLARVRPGSVLLLHDGPAVTPALLDGLLAGLRERGLSAVPLHALPPRRIGWWAGWRRLQTSYGR
- a CDS encoding MFS transporter; this encodes MTPARSRRNRLPLRAEGLAPVGAAAAALACAEFVRSGLYGAYLTQVIDSQFGLPVTAAAGAWTAHFLTDTVMRSPAGALLGRYGLRPVALGGAALSALALALMLLAPPSVGLLLLASALHGAGFSVMWPVAMNLTADAAREGYQGRALAMVANGILPLSGVGFLVFGALAGRGDLFALGLGLGLLLLSAGLTLLLPLRRVLPPGPDPSEARPARSVVGALVPLLPAAFMQTLSMTLLGPWLFRIAEEGLNLSYWSLVAMLGLGGAVAYGIMPLTGRFADRDQGRARAGVMIGYGLVSLAFAGFAFLPAPWLLFVLSAVAGLGYAFLSPAWAALVARVLPVAQRPAAWGVLMTVENAGTALGPLLGGLALAQAGVPGPFVLGAVLAGLTSAGYVVFRRVFQEARG
- a CDS encoding glycosyltransferase — protein: MPAFTVVIPARNEANYLPQTLRALERQTRAPDAVLVVDNGSTDDTVALARAWGAQVLRCTEKGVARARQLGLEAAQTPWVATTDADSLPAPEWLERLGAATPGRAALYGPMRFSGVAPHWSALSQAAYSGFLHGARLLNRPNLAGANMAYSREAALLAGGYPDVEAYEDVILGQALARLGEVAYVRGALVETSPRRLDRGVAPFLWQHLRNISGHTRGYFGDDR
- a CDS encoding glycosyltransferase family 4 protein; the encoded protein is MKPLRIGLFTDTFLPDQNGIVTSVGLLSDELRAQGHHVDVVAPDFPEHVDIRPDVVRVDSVRYMFLPTYRLAWPTRKDFTQKYDVVHTHTPLTLGLAGARLARKWNVPHVATYHTHIEAYTHYVPGATALQRHTGVVTKAMSRLYGRADAVITPTAGMLDVLRAMRVRRPVVIPTSIDPRVLRAAPPIQSPWPEGKRRLLSVGRLAREKRFDHVLDTVAALPDTHLVMLGEGPERAHLEAHAQRLGIAERVTFLGVRPWTEIGAYYRLAELFLFASDTETQGLVLQEAQLMGVPVVAVGARGTLSGVAHERSGYLVRPADVNALIRHARQILDDPALWARLSAGARAFGASTTPAGVANQVLDVYRQVLGRPLEIPFPEGASGHPRNSLVYDR
- a CDS encoding YkoP family protein yields the protein MTPLPSPWLRVALHSGLGGALHGGHPGDPRVGLAVPILDLNELRAARQALAAAGVRATLLLPPALAGHAPDELRAAGAEGHELGGLGNPAGVSALDVAAQPVTTWATPAGLRALRDLGTRGLRALPSSPAQPAPGALLSVPPAQLAATLATLKAGGYQPVPVRAVPELRPGQPGDLWPRVYARLVEDRFARQHRVIDLTARADGVMRVAPLNHAPAPLPLPRTAPTAELHVHSPRLVGLSARSALVAYRAYRRSLKDVAQALQARPELHAAQAVFAVTLFHTPLAQAGFEILDLPPARARWYGLGFRLLRVAYGTHRTPSEGVPKMAWLGREAFLQLHG
- a CDS encoding GAF domain-containing sensor histidine kinase; this translates as MTEWPAGAGGRGAEARGGPSPGPEVAPALPPFPPGLSAATSLGQFGEVLAGYACRVAHAHGVRVWIVVDGTPSPVAEDGRGLGLSDPALVQDTLTLGAVQEAGMLCALPFGCGVLEFVGAEPGGVRALLGAAPLLALAVEGVQAREARRGHGRIAETVEGLVRRLGGSLNLAEVLTVTAQSAALALGFRRAFVALFSELREGGARTGEVFTYGFTEPFSGGIGVGPVTFETLVRRGEAIRFERTRDAGTPLARGLRELNPGAAVIAPLSARGQALGLLYVDTNALGASASEDDARLVLALAEQASLAIDNARLYGIETRKREAAEALREAGEALAGSLHLSDTLERVLERAVTLFRADAAAVYERQPDGRTVNIRSALGLPSEYMLRVRAKVGVGVTGRAIAECAPVAARDLNTEHYGGSSRYTRQLLAAGRYPYRGVLSLPLITRAGVFGALTLYWEAALPLDGDDLALASVFASQAGLAIENARLYEEELRRENEAAALLSVARVLGENQSDAALGDTARLVTHALNASRGLIALTDDGGEFSRCATYNLHVPSRADLLALAGQLGRGPRALTRRHTLPVAGSALIVPLHGPDRSVPPERPEPPLLGFLYLDDPGTAPPGEHLLHLARSIAEQIAQTLTRERLLSALAREEARYRQLAEGAHDLIISTDDRGVVTYANPAARALLEPLTGSLDGANLLSLPTPDTRGALGAAWHLARTQSGSRADIQVGPYRLEVRLSPVDGGRGVLTVSRDLSELQTLADEIARRGQALEAAASRTVEMRAFLTLFTQAQEEERRRISRELHDDTAQVLTATTRRVARLARDLSGEQRARADDIQQDLNAAIDGVRRFARNLRPSVLDDLGLLPALEWLASSSATPTRLEVSGQDRRLHAATELTLFRLAQEALNNVDKHARASTAAIRVAFDGAHVRLAITDDGQGFTPEQARDRAEAGHLGLIGLRERVTLTGGTLEVHSSPGAGTTLVFTLPG